Proteins from one Mesorhizobium sp. M9A.F.Ca.ET.002.03.1.2 genomic window:
- a CDS encoding porin yields MNIKSLLLGSAAALVAVSGARAADAVVVAEPEPAEYVRICDVYGAGYFYIPGTETCLRIGGYVRYDIGVGDVGAFTGAENGDAEDGDLQNTYRKRARFTLKTWTGQETELGTLKTYTETRFNFNNANDYLFYNDADNSGASLNFAWIQLGGLRVGKDESAFDTFIGYAGNVIQDTLVPYGGFDTNVVQYYFDAGNGFSAVVSLEEGYGDLFTIDSYVPHVVGGLKWTQGWGAITGVIAYDSNYEEVSGKVRLDITPMENLSLFIMAGYGTDDNLTDVTWAKSAGGRGMYKLWSGNWAVWGGGTYTINEKTSFNVQASYDEGENLGIAANIAYDVVPGLTITAEVDYVHAGEFGEPGFDNWTNADDEDSFGGMLRFQRSF; encoded by the coding sequence ATGAACATCAAGAGCCTTCTTCTCGGCTCAGCTGCGGCACTGGTCGCAGTTTCCGGTGCGCGCGCCGCCGACGCCGTCGTCGTTGCCGAGCCGGAGCCCGCTGAATACGTCCGCATCTGCGACGTCTACGGCGCTGGCTACTTCTACATTCCCGGCACCGAAACCTGCCTGCGCATCGGCGGCTATGTCCGCTACGACATCGGCGTCGGCGACGTCGGCGCGTTCACCGGTGCGGAGAACGGCGACGCCGAAGACGGCGACTTGCAGAATACCTACCGCAAGCGTGCTCGCTTCACGCTGAAGACCTGGACCGGCCAGGAAACCGAGCTCGGCACCTTGAAGACCTACACCGAGACCCGGTTCAACTTCAACAACGCCAATGACTACCTTTTCTACAACGATGCCGACAACAGCGGCGCCTCGCTGAACTTCGCCTGGATCCAGCTCGGTGGCCTGCGCGTCGGTAAGGACGAATCGGCCTTCGATACGTTCATCGGCTACGCCGGCAACGTCATCCAGGATACGCTGGTCCCCTACGGTGGCTTCGACACCAACGTCGTCCAGTACTACTTCGACGCCGGCAATGGCTTCTCGGCGGTGGTCTCGCTCGAAGAAGGCTATGGCGATCTCTTCACGATCGACAGCTATGTTCCGCATGTCGTCGGCGGCTTGAAGTGGACGCAGGGCTGGGGCGCCATCACCGGCGTCATTGCTTACGACAGCAACTACGAAGAAGTGTCCGGCAAGGTTCGCCTGGACATCACCCCGATGGAGAACCTGTCGCTGTTCATCATGGCCGGCTATGGCACGGACGACAACTTGACGGACGTCACCTGGGCAAAGTCTGCTGGCGGCCGCGGCATGTACAAGCTGTGGAGCGGCAACTGGGCGGTCTGGGGCGGTGGCACCTACACCATCAACGAGAAGACCTCGTTCAACGTCCAGGCGTCGTATGACGAAGGCGAAAACCTCGGCATCGCTGCCAACATTGCTTACGACGTCGTCCCAGGTCTGACGATCACGGCCGAAGTCGACTACGTGCACGCAGGCGAGTTCGGCGAGCCCGGCTTCGACAACTGGACCAATGCCGACGACGAGGACAGCTTCGGCGGCATGCTCCGCTTCCAGCGCTCGTTCTAA
- a CDS encoding MarR family winged helix-turn-helix transcriptional regulator: MVTEIRHFNRFYTSLIGLLDETLMQSAYTLTEARVLFEVGHRAGAVAANQSGEAGFLARAFHLDLAQPASSIAGELRLDPVYLTRILRKFAAMGLTELRADPYDRRRRILSLTARGNSELATLQAAVDRDLTRLTASLADNEAAELSDTLKRVVRLLGGG; this comes from the coding sequence ATGGTCACCGAGATCCGCCACTTCAACAGGTTTTACACCAGTTTGATCGGGCTGCTCGACGAGACCTTGATGCAGAGCGCCTATACGCTGACCGAGGCGCGGGTGCTGTTCGAGGTGGGTCACCGGGCGGGCGCCGTCGCGGCCAACCAGAGCGGGGAGGCAGGATTTCTTGCGCGGGCGTTCCATCTCGACCTCGCACAACCGGCGTCCTCGATTGCCGGCGAACTCCGGCTGGATCCCGTCTATCTCACGCGGATCCTCAGAAAATTTGCCGCCATGGGCCTGACCGAACTGCGCGCAGACCCGTACGACCGGCGAAGACGCATCCTGTCGCTGACCGCTCGGGGAAACTCGGAGTTGGCCACGCTTCAGGCGGCGGTGGATCGCGATCTCACCCGGCTGACGGCCAGCCTGGCCGACAACGAAGCCGCCGAGCTTTCGGACACCTTGAAACGAGTCGTGCGCCTGCTCGGTGGGGGATGA
- a CDS encoding carboxyl transferase domain-containing protein, which yields MTTLTSQISPASDTFRANAERMRALVADIAEKAATVERGGSEEARERHRSRGKLLPRERLAQLLDTGSPFLEIGQFAAWSMYGEEISAAGIIAGIGRVEGTEVMVVVNDATVKGGTYYPLTVKKHLRAQEIALQNKLPCVYLVDSGGANLPNQDEVFPDRDHFGRIFYNQANMSAAGIPQIACVMGSCTAGGAYVPAMSDETIMVRNQATIFLGGPPLVKAATGEDVSAEELGGADVHTRLSGVADHYALDDEHALAIARRIVKNLNRKKQIGLALRDPIPPLHAADELYGIVPTDLRQPYDVREVIARIVDGSEFDEFKQNYGTTLVAGFAHLQGMPVGIIANNGVLFSESALKGAHFIELCCQRKIPLVFLQNITGFMVGRKYEAGGIAKDGAKLVMAVATARVPKVTMIIGGSFGAGNYGMCGRAYSPRFLWMWPNARISVMGGEQAATVLAVVKREGIERKGGEWSAEEEAKFKKPILMKYEHEGHPLYSSARLWDDGIIDPAKTREVLALSLSAALNAEVEETRFGVFRM from the coding sequence ATGACCACCCTCACCTCGCAGATCTCGCCCGCCTCCGACACCTTCCGCGCCAATGCCGAGCGCATGCGGGCGCTGGTCGCAGACATTGCGGAAAAGGCGGCAACCGTCGAGCGCGGCGGCTCGGAGGAAGCGCGTGAACGCCACCGGAGCCGCGGCAAGCTTTTGCCGCGCGAGCGCCTCGCCCAATTGCTCGACACCGGCTCGCCGTTCCTCGAAATCGGCCAGTTCGCCGCGTGGTCGATGTATGGCGAGGAGATTTCGGCGGCCGGCATCATCGCCGGGATCGGCCGCGTCGAAGGCACCGAAGTGATGGTCGTCGTCAACGACGCCACGGTGAAGGGCGGCACCTATTATCCGCTGACGGTGAAAAAGCATCTGCGCGCCCAGGAGATCGCGCTGCAGAACAAGCTGCCTTGCGTCTATCTGGTCGACAGCGGCGGCGCCAATTTGCCCAACCAGGACGAGGTGTTTCCCGACCGCGACCATTTCGGCCGCATCTTCTACAACCAGGCCAATATGTCGGCTGCAGGCATTCCGCAGATCGCCTGCGTCATGGGTTCGTGCACGGCGGGCGGCGCTTACGTGCCGGCGATGTCGGATGAGACGATCATGGTGCGCAACCAGGCGACCATCTTCCTTGGCGGCCCGCCGCTGGTGAAGGCCGCCACCGGCGAGGATGTCAGCGCGGAGGAACTGGGCGGCGCCGATGTGCATACGCGGCTTTCCGGCGTTGCCGACCACTATGCGCTGGACGACGAGCATGCGCTGGCGATCGCGCGCCGCATCGTCAAGAACCTGAATCGAAAGAAGCAGATCGGGCTGGCACTTCGCGACCCGATTCCGCCGCTTCATGCGGCGGATGAGCTCTACGGCATCGTGCCGACCGATTTGCGCCAGCCCTATGACGTGCGCGAAGTGATCGCCCGCATCGTCGACGGTTCCGAGTTCGACGAGTTCAAGCAGAATTACGGCACCACGCTGGTCGCCGGCTTTGCCCATCTTCAGGGCATGCCGGTCGGCATCATCGCCAACAACGGCGTGCTGTTCTCCGAAAGCGCACTGAAGGGCGCGCATTTCATCGAGCTGTGCTGCCAGCGCAAGATCCCGCTGGTCTTCCTGCAGAACATCACCGGTTTCATGGTGGGACGAAAATACGAGGCAGGCGGCATCGCCAAGGACGGCGCCAAGCTGGTGATGGCGGTCGCCACGGCTCGTGTGCCGAAGGTAACCATGATCATCGGCGGCTCGTTCGGCGCCGGCAATTACGGCATGTGCGGACGCGCCTATTCGCCCCGCTTCCTGTGGATGTGGCCGAATGCCCGCATTTCGGTGATGGGCGGCGAGCAGGCGGCCACCGTGCTGGCCGTCGTCAAGCGCGAGGGGATCGAGCGCAAAGGCGGAGAATGGAGCGCCGAGGAGGAGGCGAAATTCAAGAAGCCGATCCTGATGAAATACGAGCATGAGGGCCACCCGCTCTATTCCTCAGCGCGACTCTGGGACGACGGCATCATCGACCCGGCCAAAACGCGTGAGGTGCTGGCGCTCAGCTTGTCAGCCGCGCTCAATGCTGAGGTCGAAGAGACGCGATTCGGCGTGTTCAGGATGTGA
- a CDS encoding porin: MNIKSLLLGSAAALVAVSGARAADAVVVAEPEPAEYVRICDVYGAGYFYIPGTETCLRIGGYLRYDIGVGDVGSFDGATNWDREDGDENDTYWKRARFTLKTWTGQETELGTLKTYTETRFNFGNSQGRADFDDNGTPDDPADDILFGNDADNRTVSLNFAWIQLGGLRVGKDESAFDTFIGYAGNVIQDTLVPYGGFDTNVVQYYFDAGNGFSAVVSLEQGYGDFTIDSYVPHVVGGVKWTQGWGAITGVIAYDSNYEEVAGKVRLDVTPMENLSLFIMAGYGTDDNYTDDTWAFPAGGRGMYKLWDGNWAVWGGGTYTFNEKTSFNVQASYDEGENFGLAANVAYDIVPGLTITAEVDYLHAGKFGEADFSNWTGADDEDSIGGLLRFQRSF, from the coding sequence ATGAACATCAAGAGCCTTCTTCTCGGCTCAGCTGCGGCACTGGTCGCAGTTTCCGGTGCGCGCGCCGCCGACGCCGTCGTCGTTGCCGAGCCGGAGCCCGCTGAATACGTCCGGATCTGCGACGTCTACGGCGCTGGCTACTTCTACATCCCAGGCACCGAGACCTGCCTGCGCATCGGCGGCTATCTCCGCTACGACATCGGCGTCGGCGACGTCGGCTCGTTCGATGGTGCAACGAACTGGGACCGCGAGGACGGCGACGAGAACGACACCTACTGGAAGCGTGCTCGCTTCACGCTGAAGACCTGGACCGGCCAGGAAACCGAGCTCGGCACCTTGAAGACCTACACCGAGACCCGCTTCAACTTCGGCAACAGCCAGGGCCGCGCCGACTTTGACGACAATGGTACTCCGGATGATCCTGCCGACGATATCCTTTTCGGTAACGACGCCGACAACCGCACCGTTTCGCTGAACTTTGCCTGGATCCAGCTCGGTGGTCTGCGCGTCGGTAAGGACGAATCGGCCTTCGATACGTTCATCGGCTACGCCGGCAACGTCATCCAGGATACGCTGGTCCCCTACGGTGGCTTCGACACCAACGTCGTCCAGTACTACTTCGACGCCGGCAACGGCTTCTCCGCCGTCGTCTCGCTCGAACAAGGTTATGGCGACTTCACGATCGACAGCTATGTTCCGCATGTCGTCGGCGGCGTGAAGTGGACGCAGGGCTGGGGCGCCATCACCGGCGTCATCGCCTATGACAGCAACTACGAAGAAGTGGCCGGCAAGGTTCGCCTTGACGTCACCCCGATGGAGAACCTGTCGCTGTTCATCATGGCCGGCTACGGCACGGACGACAACTACACGGACGACACCTGGGCATTCCCCGCAGGCGGTCGTGGCATGTACAAGCTGTGGGACGGCAACTGGGCAGTCTGGGGTGGTGGCACCTACACCTTCAACGAGAAGACCTCGTTCAACGTTCAGGCATCGTATGACGAAGGCGAGAACTTTGGCCTTGCGGCGAACGTCGCTTACGATATCGTTCCAGGCCTGACGATCACGGCCGAAGTCGACTACCTCCATGCAGGCAAGTTCGGCGAAGCCGACTTCTCCAACTGGACCGGCGCGGACGACGAAGACAGCATCGGCGGTCTGCTCCGCTTCCAGCGCTCGTTCTAA
- a CDS encoding pyridoxal phosphate-dependent aminotransferase, which translates to MRQRPPLTPIIGALPSTVPFVGPEAQERDRGRAFRARIGANESSFGPSPRVIARMAGIARDMWMYCDPDNHDLKVAVAAHLGVSAENVVVGEGIDGLLSLVARMYVAPGDAVVTSLGAYPTFNFHIAGVGGRLVAVAYENDRESLDGLLAAVAKENAPLVYLSNPDNPMGSWWEAAELIRFIEALPETTMLVLDEAYGELGPASALPPIDVSRPNVIRMRTFSKAYGLAGIRCGYAVAEAQVIRDFEKIRNHYGVSRMAQVAGVEALADQDYLQSVVTRVAAGRRRIAEIAEANGLKPLPSATNFVTIDCGRDGAFALKVLQALLARDVFIRKPMAPRLDRCIRVSVGLDHELDIFAEELPGALAAARGN; encoded by the coding sequence ATGCGCCAGCGCCCTCCCCTCACGCCGATCATCGGTGCGCTTCCCTCGACGGTGCCGTTTGTCGGCCCGGAGGCGCAGGAGCGTGATCGCGGCCGCGCGTTCCGCGCCCGCATCGGCGCCAATGAGAGCAGTTTCGGTCCCTCGCCGCGCGTCATCGCCCGCATGGCCGGCATCGCCCGCGACATGTGGATGTATTGCGACCCCGACAATCACGATCTGAAGGTGGCCGTTGCCGCACATCTCGGCGTCAGCGCCGAAAACGTGGTGGTCGGCGAAGGCATAGACGGGCTGCTCAGCCTGGTGGCGCGCATGTATGTGGCGCCTGGCGACGCGGTGGTCACCTCGCTGGGCGCCTATCCGACCTTCAATTTCCATATTGCCGGCGTCGGCGGCCGGCTGGTCGCGGTCGCTTATGAGAACGACCGGGAAAGCCTGGACGGCCTATTGGCTGCGGTCGCCAAGGAAAATGCGCCGCTGGTCTATCTGTCCAACCCGGACAATCCGATGGGAAGCTGGTGGGAGGCGGCCGAGCTCATCCGCTTCATCGAAGCCTTGCCGGAAACCACCATGCTGGTGCTCGATGAGGCGTATGGTGAGCTAGGCCCAGCCTCGGCGCTGCCGCCGATCGATGTCTCCAGGCCGAACGTCATCCGCATGCGCACCTTCTCGAAGGCCTACGGGCTGGCCGGCATACGCTGCGGCTATGCGGTGGCTGAGGCCCAAGTGATCCGCGATTTCGAGAAGATCCGCAACCATTACGGCGTCAGCCGCATGGCGCAGGTCGCCGGCGTCGAGGCGCTTGCCGATCAGGACTATCTCCAAAGCGTGGTGACGCGGGTCGCCGCCGGCCGCCGGCGCATCGCTGAAATAGCCGAAGCCAACGGGCTGAAGCCGCTGCCCTCGGCAACCAATTTCGTCACTATCGACTGCGGCCGCGACGGCGCCTTCGCGCTGAAGGTGCTGCAGGCGCTTTTGGCGCGCGATGTGTTCATCCGCAAGCCGATGGCGCCACGGCTCGACCGCTGCATCAGGGTCAGCGTCGGCCTCGACCACGAGTTGGATATCTTCGCCGAGGAACTGCCAGGCGCGCTGGCGGCGGCGCGGGGGAACTGA
- a CDS encoding DUF1444 family protein — MALFSSIAGFLGHAEAQKQRFPDIAEFRELVIAALKRQPGVERAIADPSDPAKINTRIGDTDVASDITNVFGYLNSYPDEDAEAAIDRFVRALAEAHLAKAGENNLIAVVRTHQYVDQLKSTGMDLLSEPLVGELAIVYMADLPNSLSPVAPKDFPGRTLSDLRGVALDNVKKWLPKIVSDDELGIVHLYYVDGNTMLSSSLILLDEFWLSIRPQFPGDVLFALPRRDQLFVFDAGNSQAQSAARRMIDVTFEDGFNLLSDKIFERRNGKLLAQV; from the coding sequence ATGGCTTTGTTTTCCTCAATTGCGGGCTTTCTCGGGCACGCCGAGGCACAGAAGCAGCGCTTTCCAGACATTGCAGAATTCAGAGAGCTTGTAATTGCCGCCCTAAAACGGCAACCGGGCGTCGAGCGCGCCATAGCGGATCCATCGGACCCCGCAAAGATCAATACGAGAATTGGCGATACGGACGTAGCCTCGGACATTACAAACGTGTTCGGCTACTTGAACTCATATCCCGACGAAGACGCCGAAGCTGCCATTGACCGGTTTGTTCGAGCCTTGGCAGAAGCGCATCTCGCCAAGGCCGGCGAAAACAATCTTATCGCCGTGGTCCGGACCCATCAGTATGTCGATCAACTCAAATCGACGGGTATGGATTTGTTGTCGGAGCCATTGGTTGGCGAACTTGCAATCGTATATATGGCCGACCTTCCCAATTCACTGTCACCTGTTGCGCCAAAGGACTTCCCAGGCCGGACGCTTTCGGATTTGCGCGGCGTCGCGCTAGACAATGTGAAGAAATGGCTGCCAAAAATTGTCTCTGATGATGAACTCGGTATAGTTCATCTGTATTATGTCGACGGCAACACGATGCTGTCCTCAAGCCTTATTCTTCTCGACGAGTTCTGGCTTTCGATCCGACCTCAATTTCCCGGCGATGTTTTGTTTGCGCTGCCACGCCGGGATCAACTGTTCGTCTTCGATGCGGGCAATTCGCAGGCCCAAAGCGCGGCCAGACGAATGATAGACGTTACATTCGAGGACGGCTTCAATCTGCTGTCCGACAAAATTTTCGAACGTCGCAACGGCAAACTCTTGGCGCAGGTGTAG
- a CDS encoding TetR/AcrR family transcriptional regulator has translation MARTTGSDGEKTEAAVREAAVALIARLGYEAMSMRQLAAEVGVQAAALYRYFPTKEDLLFTLMREHMEGLIEAWDAARPTGADPATRLAAYVENHIAFHIERRHSTHVSNMELRSLSHDRLTQILKQRTAYEKELRAILRDGSEAGAFSVDDTGLTAMALIQMMTGVIVWFRPGERLSISEVTATYLSMTMRLVGATHGATTSYSAARPFGRSKDAVAL, from the coding sequence ATGGCGCGCACAACCGGTTCCGACGGGGAAAAGACCGAGGCAGCGGTCCGCGAGGCCGCGGTCGCCCTGATCGCGCGTCTCGGCTACGAGGCGATGTCGATGCGCCAGCTGGCCGCCGAGGTCGGGGTCCAGGCCGCCGCGCTCTACCGCTATTTTCCAACCAAGGAAGACCTCCTGTTCACGCTGATGCGCGAACACATGGAAGGGCTGATCGAGGCGTGGGACGCGGCGCGCCCCACTGGGGCCGATCCGGCGACGCGGCTTGCCGCCTATGTCGAAAACCACATTGCCTTCCACATCGAGCGCCGCCATTCCACCCATGTCTCGAACATGGAGCTGCGCAGCCTGTCGCATGACCGCCTGACGCAGATCCTCAAGCAGCGCACGGCCTATGAGAAGGAACTGCGCGCCATCCTGCGAGACGGTTCGGAAGCCGGCGCTTTCAGTGTCGACGATACCGGCCTCACTGCCATGGCGCTGATCCAGATGATGACCGGCGTCATCGTCTGGTTCCGGCCGGGTGAGCGACTATCGATCTCCGAGGTAACCGCCACATATCTTTCAATGACAATGCGCCTCGTTGGGGCAACCCATGGCGCGACAACGAGCTACAGCGCCGCGCGCCCCTTTGGACGCTCAAAGGACGCTGTAGCACTTTGA
- a CDS encoding tetratricopeptide repeat-containing sulfotransferase family protein has translation MNNRLPPAWSKHLKPGPAPKAKVPIVKPIVKQGDAQSRAQADDALLKQAYMLQQAKRLDEAQDLCLRVLARTPNHPLALYILGTLGLGYDDEKALRYFARAVGEEPANPYYHLSLGELYLKLSEYTPAIKHMQHALELRPDLVEALCALGRAYIAFDKPDMALPLYEKALKINRDHPKVRAGLASALSGLGRMDEAAVYLKEAIERRIEVPRAYNDLVQTRKFTEEPVELQSIQRELASPKLDPAGAQQLHHAAGKVLNDLKRYDEAFDHFNRAKQASGYKFDIDLYRRWIDSMIETFTPDFLAARAGHGNPSEVPVFVVGMPRSGTTLTEQICASHPDVHGAGELSKLMRVANAIGLTNRSLGDVAQSIKSITADLSRTLAEEHLSYLRERAPSALRIVDKTPHNFELIGLIGLLFPNARIIHCRRDAIDNCVSCFVQNFSEGHSYNTDLKTLGLYYREYDRLMRHWNEVFPGLIFENRYETLVDDQEAQSRRLIEYLGLPWDDACLRFFDRDGSVNTPSRWQVRQPIYKSSVKRWKNYENEIQPLIQSLGDLAEI, from the coding sequence ATGAACAATCGACTCCCGCCTGCCTGGTCCAAGCACCTCAAGCCCGGCCCCGCGCCGAAAGCGAAGGTGCCGATCGTGAAGCCGATCGTGAAGCAAGGAGACGCTCAATCGCGAGCGCAGGCCGACGACGCGCTGCTGAAACAGGCATATATGCTTCAGCAGGCAAAGCGGCTTGACGAGGCTCAGGACCTATGCCTTCGAGTTCTGGCGCGCACGCCGAACCATCCGCTCGCCCTGTACATCTTGGGGACCTTGGGCTTGGGCTACGACGATGAAAAGGCCTTGCGATATTTCGCGCGGGCGGTCGGCGAGGAGCCTGCAAATCCTTACTATCACCTTAGTCTGGGTGAGCTCTATCTAAAGCTCAGCGAATATACGCCGGCAATCAAGCATATGCAGCACGCCTTGGAGCTGCGGCCCGATCTTGTTGAGGCGCTCTGTGCATTGGGGCGCGCTTATATTGCGTTCGACAAACCTGACATGGCATTGCCGCTTTACGAGAAGGCGCTGAAAATCAACCGCGACCATCCCAAGGTTCGAGCGGGTCTGGCCAGCGCGCTCAGCGGCCTGGGGCGCATGGATGAAGCCGCCGTCTATCTGAAGGAAGCGATCGAACGTCGCATCGAGGTGCCGCGCGCCTACAACGACCTCGTACAGACGCGAAAGTTCACCGAAGAACCGGTGGAACTCCAATCCATCCAGCGCGAACTCGCCAGCCCGAAGCTCGATCCGGCAGGCGCGCAGCAGCTCCATCACGCCGCCGGCAAGGTGCTGAACGACCTCAAGCGCTATGATGAGGCATTCGACCATTTCAACAGGGCGAAACAGGCCTCCGGCTACAAGTTCGATATCGACTTGTATCGTCGCTGGATCGACTCGATGATTGAAACCTTCACGCCGGACTTTCTAGCTGCTAGGGCCGGTCATGGAAATCCTTCCGAAGTACCTGTGTTCGTGGTTGGCATGCCCCGCTCAGGGACGACCCTGACCGAGCAGATCTGCGCCAGTCATCCGGACGTTCACGGGGCGGGCGAGCTCAGTAAACTGATGCGAGTCGCCAATGCGATTGGCTTGACGAACCGCTCGCTGGGAGACGTGGCCCAATCGATCAAGTCGATCACAGCAGACCTGTCGAGAACGCTGGCCGAAGAGCACCTGTCATACCTGCGTGAAAGAGCGCCCTCCGCACTCCGCATCGTCGACAAGACACCGCACAATTTCGAGCTGATCGGCCTTATCGGCCTTCTCTTTCCCAACGCGCGCATCATTCATTGCCGTCGCGACGCCATCGACAATTGCGTCTCTTGCTTTGTCCAGAACTTCAGCGAGGGACACAGCTACAACACCGACCTGAAAACACTAGGCCTGTACTATCGCGAATATGACCGCCTGATGCGGCATTGGAACGAGGTTTTTCCGGGCCTTATCTTCGAAAACCGCTACGAAACGCTGGTTGATGACCAGGAAGCGCAGTCACGCCGCCTCATAGAGTATCTTGGGCTGCCTTGGGATGACGCCTGCCTGCGCTTTTTCGACAGGGATGGTTCGGTCAACACGCCCAGTCGCTGGCAGGTCCGTCAACCGATCTACAAATCGTCCGTCAAGCGCTGGAAGAATTATGAAAACGAAATTCAGCCGCTGATACAATCGTTGGGCGACCTGGCAGAGATTTGA
- a CDS encoding isovaleryl-CoA dehydrogenase, producing the protein MYTHTLNFGLDEDIEALRDLVQRFAQEKIAPIAAEIDRSNEFPAHLWAELGALGLLGITADPDFGGTGMGYLAHVVAMEEISRASASVGLSYGAHSNLCVNQINRWATPAQKEKYLPALCTGEKVGALAMSESGAGSDVVSLKLRAEKRNDRYVLNGTKMWITNGPDAETLVVYAKTDPELHSRGITAFIVEKAFAGFSVAQKLDKLGMRGSNTGELVFENVEVPFDNVLHEEGRGVEVLMSGLDYERAVLAGGPIGLMAACLDVAIPYVHERKQFGQPIGEFQLVQGKLADMYTVMSAARAYVYAVAAACDRGQTTRKDAAGCVLFAAEKATLMALDAIQLLGGNGYINDYPTGRLLRDAKLYEIGAGTSEIRRWLIGREIMAEGT; encoded by the coding sequence ATGTACACGCACACGCTCAATTTCGGGCTTGATGAAGACATCGAGGCGCTGCGCGACCTTGTGCAGCGCTTCGCCCAGGAAAAGATCGCGCCGATCGCCGCCGAGATCGACCGCTCGAACGAATTTCCGGCGCATCTGTGGGCCGAGCTCGGCGCGCTCGGCCTGCTCGGCATCACCGCCGATCCGGATTTCGGCGGCACCGGCATGGGCTATCTCGCCCATGTCGTCGCGATGGAGGAGATTTCGCGTGCCTCGGCCTCGGTCGGCCTCTCCTACGGCGCTCATTCCAATCTCTGCGTCAACCAGATCAATCGCTGGGCGACCCCGGCGCAGAAGGAAAAATATCTGCCGGCGCTCTGCACCGGCGAAAAGGTCGGCGCGCTGGCGATGTCGGAATCCGGGGCCGGCTCCGACGTCGTGTCGCTTAAACTGCGCGCTGAAAAGCGCAATGACCGCTATGTGCTCAACGGCACCAAGATGTGGATCACCAACGGCCCGGACGCCGAGACGCTGGTCGTCTATGCCAAGACCGATCCGGAGCTCCACTCGCGCGGCATCACCGCCTTCATCGTCGAAAAGGCTTTTGCCGGATTTTCCGTCGCGCAAAAACTCGACAAGCTCGGCATGCGCGGCTCGAACACCGGCGAACTGGTATTCGAGAACGTCGAGGTGCCGTTCGACAATGTGCTGCACGAGGAAGGGCGCGGCGTCGAAGTGCTGATGTCGGGCCTCGACTACGAGCGCGCCGTGCTCGCCGGCGGCCCGATCGGCCTGATGGCGGCATGCCTCGACGTGGCAATCCCCTATGTGCACGAGCGCAAGCAGTTCGGCCAGCCGATCGGCGAGTTCCAGCTGGTGCAGGGCAAGCTCGCCGACATGTATACGGTGATGAGCGCCGCGCGCGCCTATGTCTACGCCGTCGCCGCGGCCTGCGACCGCGGCCAGACGACGCGTAAGGACGCCGCCGGCTGTGTGCTGTTTGCCGCCGAGAAGGCGACGCTGATGGCGCTCGACGCCATCCAGCTGCTGGGCGGCAATGGCTATATCAACGACTATCCGACCGGCCGGCTTTTGCGCGACGCCAAGCTCTACGAGATCGGCGCCGGCACCAGCGAAATCCGCCGCTGGCTGATCGGGCGCGAGATCATGGCGGAGGGGACATGA
- a CDS encoding transposase, which yields MAFLHQQPQLCLGLDIAKDTITASDGITTCTIANQRRAIRTLLKSHKQVDLVVCEPTGGHERLLLEECLRTGIACHRADTLKVKSFIRSYGTHGKSDAIDATMLRAYGRERWEKLSLWQAPDPDEVRLRALVRRRQELIAIRGAEKNRAKAPSGRDLAASFEAVEHQIQAIEAAMRELIANSSTLRQRAAICTAMDSLGTIVAAKLLAILPELGSMTRRKAAALAGVAPHPNDSGLKRGYRKIRGGRPDVRSTLFMPALRAAAGHGEFAVFYKHLVANGKKPMVAIAAVMRKIVITLNARLRDATIPQS from the coding sequence ATGGCCTTCTTGCACCAACAACCGCAGCTGTGCCTCGGCCTCGATATCGCCAAGGACACTATCACCGCCTCCGACGGCATCACCACCTGCACCATCGCCAATCAGCGGCGCGCTATCCGCACCCTCCTGAAGAGCCATAAACAAGTAGACCTTGTGGTTTGCGAACCGACAGGAGGCCATGAACGCCTGCTGCTCGAAGAGTGCCTGCGCACGGGCATCGCCTGCCACCGTGCCGATACGCTCAAGGTCAAGAGCTTCATCCGTTCCTACGGCACGCACGGCAAGAGCGACGCCATCGATGCCACGATGCTGAGAGCCTACGGCCGCGAACGTTGGGAAAAACTGTCCCTTTGGCAGGCGCCGGACCCCGACGAGGTGCGCTTGCGCGCCTTGGTCAGACGGCGCCAGGAGCTCATCGCCATCAGGGGCGCCGAGAAGAACCGCGCCAAGGCCCCTTCCGGCCGCGATCTCGCCGCCTCCTTCGAGGCCGTCGAACATCAGATCCAGGCCATCGAGGCAGCCATGCGCGAACTGATCGCCAACAGCAGCACCCTCAGACAGCGGGCAGCCATCTGCACCGCCATGGACAGCCTTGGCACGATCGTAGCCGCCAAGCTGCTGGCCATCTTGCCCGAACTCGGCTCCATGACACGCCGAAAGGCGGCGGCCCTTGCCGGCGTCGCGCCGCATCCCAACGACAGCGGCCTCAAAAGAGGCTATCGCAAAATCCGCGGCGGACGACCCGACGTCAGAAGCACACTGTTCATGCCGGCCCTGCGCGCCGCCGCCGGGCACGGCGAGTTCGCCGTCTTCTACAAACACCTCGTCGCCAACGGCAAAAAGCCCATGGTCGCTATCGCCGCCGTCATGCGAAAGATCGTCATCACCCTAAACGCAAGGCTCCGAGACGCTACCATTCCTCAGAGTTGA